A region from the Halosolutus gelatinilyticus genome encodes:
- a CDS encoding metal-dependent hydrolase, whose amino-acid sequence MNKKGHVLNAALLSIGLGYLLEPAGNAETFRTMFAIGVPVTLGALFPDVDTAFGKHRKTLHNLPILVGFVVFPSVFGNLEYVWIGILTHYVLDIAGSKRGIALFYPLLKKEYGLPIGVPVSSKRADIVTVAVTVGEVALVALVVYEVPQWGFELGRQALGI is encoded by the coding sequence ATGAACAAGAAGGGGCACGTTCTCAACGCCGCGTTGCTGAGCATCGGACTGGGGTACCTGCTCGAACCGGCCGGGAACGCGGAGACGTTCCGGACGATGTTCGCGATCGGCGTCCCGGTCACGCTGGGGGCGCTCTTTCCCGACGTCGACACGGCGTTCGGAAAACACCGGAAGACGCTGCACAACCTCCCGATCCTCGTCGGTTTCGTCGTCTTCCCCTCCGTATTCGGCAACCTCGAGTACGTCTGGATCGGCATCCTCACCCACTACGTGCTCGATATCGCGGGCAGCAAACGCGGCATCGCGCTCTTCTACCCCCTGTTGAAGAAGGAGTACGGCTTGCCGATCGGCGTCCCGGTCAGCAGCAAGCGCGCGGATATCGTCACCGTCGCGGTCACGGTCGGAGAAGTTGCCCTCGTCGCCCTGGTCGTCTACGAGGTGCCGCAGTGGGGATTCGAACTGGGACGGCAGGCGCTGGGAATCTGA
- a CDS encoding ArsA family ATPase, producing the protein MSGLDVEPADEEAEEDHTIEVTPTDSVGGEETRTVDVEPSDEPIDGPDYVLYGGKGGVGKTTMAAATALDSARGGTPTLVVSTDPAHSLSDTFEGDIPSEPGRIRDDIPLYAAEIDPEAAMEEGEAAFLGGGPAAESEGSSDGIFGGGDEGGAGEMGGLGGLGDLLGGDESPMESLLGGAMPGADEAAAMQLLLEYMDDPRFDRVVVDTAPTGHTLRLLKLPELMDTMMGRLLQFRQRLSGVLEGMKGMFGGQGPPTDEDDLADLNELRDRIERLRAALRDPARTDFRIVMVPEEMSVFESKRLRQQLREFEIPVGTVVVNRVMEPLSNVTDDVDGEFLQPNLGDCEFCQRRWDVQQQALAEAQELFRGTDVRRVPLFAEEVRGVGMLEVVAACLR; encoded by the coding sequence ATGAGTGGACTCGACGTCGAGCCGGCCGACGAAGAGGCCGAGGAGGATCACACGATCGAGGTGACGCCGACCGATTCCGTCGGCGGGGAGGAGACCCGAACCGTTGACGTCGAGCCATCGGACGAGCCGATCGACGGTCCCGACTACGTGCTCTACGGCGGAAAAGGCGGCGTGGGAAAGACCACGATGGCGGCGGCGACCGCCCTCGACAGCGCGCGCGGCGGGACCCCCACGCTGGTCGTCTCGACGGATCCCGCGCACTCCCTCTCGGATACGTTCGAGGGCGACATCCCGTCCGAACCCGGCCGGATTCGCGACGATATCCCCCTCTACGCGGCCGAAATCGATCCGGAGGCCGCGATGGAGGAGGGCGAAGCGGCCTTTCTCGGCGGCGGTCCCGCGGCGGAGTCCGAGGGGAGTTCCGACGGGATCTTCGGCGGTGGCGACGAGGGTGGCGCGGGCGAGATGGGCGGCCTCGGCGGTCTCGGGGACCTGCTCGGCGGCGACGAGTCGCCGATGGAGTCGCTGCTCGGCGGCGCGATGCCCGGGGCCGACGAAGCCGCCGCGATGCAGCTTCTGCTCGAGTACATGGACGATCCCCGGTTCGATCGGGTGGTCGTCGACACGGCGCCGACAGGACACACCCTTCGGCTGCTCAAACTTCCCGAACTGATGGACACCATGATGGGCCGTCTCCTCCAGTTCCGCCAGCGGCTCAGCGGCGTGCTCGAGGGAATGAAAGGAATGTTCGGCGGGCAGGGGCCGCCGACGGACGAGGACGACCTCGCCGATCTGAACGAGCTTCGCGATCGGATCGAACGCCTCCGGGCGGCCCTGCGCGATCCCGCGCGGACGGACTTCCGGATCGTCATGGTTCCCGAGGAGATGAGCGTCTTCGAGTCGAAGCGGCTGCGCCAGCAGCTTCGGGAGTTCGAGATCCCGGTCGGCACCGTCGTCGTCAACCGCGTGATGGAGCCGCTCTCGAACGTTACCGACGACGTCGACGGCGAGTTTCTCCAGCCGAACCTGGGCGACTGCGAGTTCTGCCAGCGGCGGTGGGACGTCCAACAGCAGGCGCTCGCCGAAGCGCAGGAGCTCTTCCGCGGAACCGACGTTCGTCGGGTTCCGCTCTTCGCCGAAGAGGTGCGGGGAGTGGGGATGCTCGAGGTCGTGGCGGCCTGTCTTCGGTAG
- a CDS encoding helix-turn-helix domain-containing protein, with protein MRSKNTPGRSPHREILAVLAESQPATISELAASLDAHPITIERHCYDLQQDGYVRQCIGGTFALDENARCESPAAD; from the coding sequence ATGCGATCGAAGAACACACCGGGCCGCTCCCCTCACCGCGAGATCCTCGCAGTGCTCGCCGAGTCTCAGCCGGCGACGATTTCGGAGTTGGCCGCGTCGCTCGACGCGCACCCGATCACCATCGAGCGCCACTGCTACGATCTTCAGCAGGACGGCTACGTCCGCCAGTGTATCGGCGGGACGTTCGCGCTCGACGAGAACGCCCGGTGCGAATCGCCAGCAGCCGATTGA
- a CDS encoding nuclear transport factor 2 family protein, whose amino-acid sequence MSLDVAPRSVLESYYDYVDDGETEALLELFADDVRYERPGQGTIEGIDELRAFYERNRPLEDGLHEIDRMLVVDDCAAVRGRFTGVQDGEEVEFGFADHHEFDDDGLITDRWSYTDRDTV is encoded by the coding sequence ATGTCGCTCGACGTCGCACCGCGATCCGTGCTCGAATCGTACTACGACTACGTCGACGACGGCGAGACCGAGGCCCTGCTCGAGTTGTTCGCCGACGACGTTCGGTACGAACGGCCGGGCCAGGGCACCATTGAGGGTATCGACGAACTGCGCGCGTTCTACGAGCGCAATCGGCCGCTCGAGGATGGGCTCCACGAGATCGATCGGATGCTCGTCGTCGACGACTGCGCGGCGGTTCGCGGCCGGTTCACCGGCGTACAGGACGGCGAGGAGGTCGAATTCGGCTTCGCGGACCACCACGAGTTCGACGACGACGGCCTGATCACCGACCGGTGGTCGTACACCGATCGGGACACCGTCTGA
- a CDS encoding CinA family protein, protein MNDRIDRELPMKVADALRDREESLAVAESCTGGLIGAAITAVPGASDYFDSGLTTYAYDAKRRHLGVSREALDEYGAVSEPVAREMARGVRDVADVTWGVSATGVAGPTGGTDENPVGTVYIGVAYAGPWGTGTSDAAVSRCEFDGDRAVVRAKTVDRALSDLLAAIDDRSE, encoded by the coding sequence ATGAACGACCGGATCGATCGGGAGCTCCCGATGAAGGTGGCCGACGCGCTCAGAGATCGCGAGGAATCGCTCGCCGTCGCGGAGTCCTGCACCGGCGGCCTGATCGGCGCGGCGATCACGGCAGTCCCGGGCGCCAGCGACTACTTCGACTCGGGCCTGACGACCTACGCGTACGACGCCAAACGTCGACACCTGGGTGTCAGTCGAGAAGCGCTGGACGAATACGGGGCCGTCTCCGAACCCGTCGCGCGCGAGATGGCCCGCGGCGTCAGGGACGTCGCGGACGTCACGTGGGGCGTCTCGGCGACGGGCGTCGCGGGTCCGACGGGCGGCACGGACGAAAACCCCGTCGGAACCGTGTACATCGGGGTCGCGTACGCCGGTCCGTGGGGAACCGGAACCTCCGACGCGGCGGTTTCGCGCTGCGAGTTCGACGGCGATCGGGCTGTCGTTCGCGCGAAGACCGTGGATCGGGCGCTCTCGGATCTGCTCGCGGCGATCGACGATCGATCCGAGTAG
- a CDS encoding DUF7344 domain-containing protein: MTSSDWPTDETPAESTRASDVEAPNCSLSLDAVFELLSDERSRRLLYVLSDLDGTAAIDDAVEHLAASGDEPAGTSPAPAAKRCVRTALHHATVPRLTDYGVVDYDPRGGVVTLTESGDRLQPYLAVARERDRADGRSVLGGATKTEW; this comes from the coding sequence GTGACGAGCTCAGATTGGCCGACCGACGAGACCCCTGCCGAATCGACGCGTGCTTCGGACGTCGAAGCGCCGAACTGCTCGCTTTCACTCGACGCCGTCTTCGAACTGCTCTCGGACGAGCGCAGTCGGCGGCTGCTCTACGTCCTGTCCGATCTCGACGGAACGGCGGCGATCGACGACGCCGTCGAACATCTCGCCGCCAGCGGGGACGAACCGGCGGGTACCAGCCCGGCACCCGCGGCGAAACGGTGCGTTCGCACCGCACTCCACCACGCTACGGTCCCGCGGTTAACCGACTACGGCGTCGTCGACTACGATCCCCGAGGCGGGGTCGTGACGCTCACCGAATCCGGCGACCGGCTCCAGCCGTACCTCGCGGTCGCTCGAGAACGCGACCGGGCGGACGGCCGATCGGTTCTCGGCGGGGCCACGAAGACGGAGTGGTGA
- a CDS encoding DsrE family protein — MQTVVHLLSGDETEQETALAIARNLLDDETNRIDDVAVVVQADGIAAIDATDGNVEQVRALLDDGVAFKACRNTMDMMEMDESDLVDGVETVPEGAVEVTRLQSDGYAYLRP, encoded by the coding sequence ATGCAAACCGTCGTGCACCTCCTCTCGGGGGACGAAACCGAACAGGAAACGGCGCTCGCGATCGCAAGGAACCTTCTGGATGACGAAACGAATCGTATTGACGACGTCGCGGTCGTCGTTCAGGCGGACGGGATAGCGGCGATCGACGCGACCGACGGCAACGTGGAGCAGGTTCGAGCGCTGCTGGACGACGGCGTCGCGTTCAAGGCCTGCCGGAATACGATGGACATGATGGAGATGGACGAATCCGATCTCGTCGACGGAGTCGAGACCGTTCCGGAGGGCGCCGTCGAAGTGACGCGACTGCAGTCGGACGGGTACGCGTACCTCCGCCCGTGA
- a CDS encoding GNAT family N-acetyltransferase: MDAIERPTFSSDARKRIYEYVERHGTVKRHRLMDVVSIPSNELETHLETLETDGYIADDGGTLRLAFEFGAVQEYAIDGVEFVIRPAHHDDFDGLIEVIRDVTAEETYVVAETIAEQLLYEDTVTRHNSVASRVFFVATVDGDVVGWTHLDLPQVERVQEVAQQTVGVTSAYRGRGIGSKLLHRGIEWAEANGYRKVYNSIPVVNERALEFLTIHGWDTEAIRRNHYTIEGEHVDDVMMAYEL; this comes from the coding sequence ATGGACGCGATCGAGCGGCCGACGTTCTCGTCCGACGCACGCAAGCGCATCTACGAGTACGTCGAACGGCACGGAACGGTGAAACGGCACAGACTGATGGACGTCGTTTCGATCCCGTCGAACGAGCTCGAAACCCACCTCGAGACGCTCGAAACCGACGGGTACATCGCGGACGACGGCGGGACGCTCCGGCTCGCGTTCGAGTTCGGCGCCGTCCAGGAGTACGCGATCGACGGCGTCGAGTTCGTAATCCGGCCGGCCCACCACGACGATTTCGACGGGCTGATCGAGGTGATACGGGACGTCACCGCCGAGGAGACGTACGTCGTCGCCGAGACGATCGCCGAGCAGTTGCTCTACGAGGACACGGTCACCCGTCACAACAGCGTCGCATCTCGCGTCTTCTTCGTCGCGACCGTCGACGGCGATGTCGTCGGCTGGACGCACCTGGATCTCCCGCAGGTCGAACGCGTCCAGGAGGTCGCCCAGCAGACCGTCGGCGTCACGAGCGCCTACCGCGGCCGCGGGATCGGGAGCAAACTCCTCCACCGCGGAATCGAGTGGGCCGAGGCCAACGGCTACCGGAAGGTGTACAACAGCATCCCGGTCGTCAACGAGCGGGCGCTCGAGTTCCTGACGATCCACGGCTGGGACACCGAAGCGATCCGCAGGAACCACTACACGATCGAGGGCGAACACGTCGACGACGTGATGATGGCCTACGAACTGTAA
- a CDS encoding CPBP family glutamic-type intramembrane protease, translating into MSTEADRTPLDWARAQFDRLSWVQKSLLTGAVLTVLWMHLVPSDLGHRAIVDSTLLIGGPLALGLSHGRRIGWTIDRVAIRNAVLLSMFVLPFYLVGSTLPTIRTYYPMWETSAAMGDFLPHAVKLFMLALAAETYYRGLLCVGVREIGFKAVFISPVVYMIHHSSKPPIEFLLSGPTDILFGAVDYESNSILPSVIAHGAGLVLLDWLVLHDPLFDPLPYLRYFEWLPVPL; encoded by the coding sequence GTGTCCACCGAAGCGGATCGGACGCCGCTCGACTGGGCTCGTGCCCAGTTCGATCGCCTCTCCTGGGTCCAGAAGTCGCTACTGACCGGAGCGGTCCTGACGGTGCTGTGGATGCACCTCGTTCCGTCGGATCTCGGGCACCGGGCGATCGTCGACAGTACGCTCCTGATCGGGGGACCGCTCGCGCTCGGCCTCTCGCACGGGCGGCGCATCGGCTGGACGATCGACCGCGTCGCGATCCGCAACGCCGTCTTGCTCTCGATGTTCGTCCTCCCCTTCTACCTGGTCGGGTCGACCCTGCCGACCATCCGGACGTACTATCCGATGTGGGAGACCTCCGCCGCAATGGGCGACTTTCTCCCCCACGCCGTCAAACTCTTCATGCTGGCGCTGGCCGCCGAGACGTACTACCGGGGACTCCTCTGTGTGGGTGTCAGGGAGATCGGCTTCAAGGCCGTGTTCATCAGCCCCGTCGTCTACATGATCCACCACTCCTCGAAGCCGCCGATCGAGTTCCTCCTGTCGGGGCCGACGGACATCCTCTTCGGCGCGGTGGATTACGAGTCGAACTCGATCCTGCCATCAGTGATCGCCCACGGCGCCGGCCTCGTCCTGCTCGACTGGCTGGTCCTGCACGACCCGCTGTTCGATCCGCTGCCGTACCTGCGGTATTTCGAGTGGCTGCCGGTTCCGCTGTGA
- a CDS encoding SDR family oxidoreductase encodes MAIAEDAEEADTDDGGRAVADDRDRTRAETIDDDRYTRKRCVLITGCSSGIGRATAAAFLEADWQVFATARNPDDIADLADAGCTTLELDVTDPDQVAAVVEETVDVGGAIDCLVNNAGYAQMGPIEDVSTVDLHRQFDVNVYGPHRLARAALPHMRAQGEGRIINVSSVAGRISFPGSGAYSGSKHALEAMSDSLRAEVDEFGIDVVLIEPGPVETNFTNRVDEELPETDRTPAYEKLYEIYEDAQLIGGGTGGPFASEPDDVAAAIVDAGTCSEPPARYPVGPLGQLGVYSRFLPDQLRDAGYRLLRKLV; translated from the coding sequence ATGGCCATCGCTGAGGACGCCGAGGAAGCAGATACCGACGACGGGGGCCGCGCCGTCGCCGACGATCGCGACCGAACGCGAGCGGAGACGATCGACGACGACCGCTACACGCGCAAACGGTGCGTCCTGATCACCGGCTGTTCGTCCGGCATCGGCCGTGCGACCGCCGCGGCGTTTCTCGAGGCGGACTGGCAGGTGTTCGCGACCGCTCGCAACCCGGACGACATCGCCGATCTCGCCGACGCGGGCTGTACGACGCTCGAACTCGACGTCACGGATCCCGATCAAGTCGCCGCCGTCGTCGAAGAGACCGTCGACGTCGGCGGGGCGATCGACTGTCTCGTGAACAACGCCGGCTACGCCCAGATGGGACCGATCGAGGACGTCTCCACGGTCGATCTGCACCGCCAGTTCGACGTCAACGTCTACGGACCCCACCGGCTGGCCCGCGCCGCGCTGCCGCACATGCGCGCCCAGGGCGAGGGCCGGATCATCAACGTCTCGAGCGTCGCCGGCCGGATCTCCTTCCCCGGCTCCGGCGCCTATTCCGGCTCGAAACACGCACTCGAGGCGATGAGCGACTCGCTGCGCGCCGAAGTCGACGAGTTCGGCATCGACGTCGTCCTGATCGAACCCGGCCCCGTCGAGACGAACTTCACGAATCGCGTCGACGAGGAACTCCCCGAGACCGATCGAACGCCGGCCTACGAGAAACTGTACGAGATCTACGAGGACGCGCAGTTGATCGGGGGCGGCACGGGCGGTCCCTTCGCCTCCGAGCCGGACGACGTCGCGGCGGCGATCGTCGACGCTGGCACGTGTTCGGAACCGCCGGCGCGCTACCCGGTCGGCCCGCTCGGACAGCTCGGCGTGTACAGCCGGTTCCTGCCCGACCAGCTGCGCGACGCGGGGTATCGACTCCTCCGGAAACTCGTCTGA
- a CDS encoding endonuclease V, with protein sequence MEPVRPDLVPDAGLSREEMEDLQREIAETAVFTDDHAIDPDRLSNPLASAASEEEPPIVVGVDQSFLQNEEGDQDRALSAVVAMQGGEVIERTYAVTPLEIPYIPGLLSFREGRPILAALEALSVDPELLLFDGSGRIHFRQAGIATHMGVVLDAPCIGVAKSLLCGRPRSTVENLPEGERVAIEANARVDAPEGTLLGYAVQTRQYDSPDRYINPLYVSPGHRVGPEVAADVALALATSYKLPEPVRLADSYADEAKRDRVE encoded by the coding sequence ATGGAACCCGTTCGACCGGACCTCGTCCCCGACGCCGGACTCTCGCGCGAGGAGATGGAGGATCTCCAGCGCGAGATCGCCGAGACCGCCGTGTTCACCGACGATCACGCGATCGACCCCGATCGCCTCTCGAACCCGCTGGCGTCGGCCGCGAGCGAGGAGGAGCCACCGATCGTGGTCGGGGTCGACCAGTCGTTCCTGCAAAACGAGGAGGGCGACCAGGACCGCGCGCTCAGCGCCGTCGTCGCGATGCAGGGCGGTGAGGTGATCGAACGCACCTACGCGGTGACGCCCCTCGAAATCCCGTACATCCCAGGGCTGCTCTCCTTCCGCGAGGGCCGCCCGATCCTCGCCGCGCTCGAAGCGCTGTCCGTCGATCCCGAGCTGCTGCTGTTCGACGGCAGCGGCCGCATCCACTTCCGGCAGGCGGGGATCGCGACGCACATGGGCGTCGTGCTGGACGCGCCGTGTATCGGCGTCGCCAAGAGCCTCCTCTGCGGCCGGCCGCGATCGACCGTCGAGAACCTGCCGGAAGGCGAACGGGTCGCGATCGAGGCGAACGCGCGGGTCGACGCGCCGGAAGGAACCCTCCTGGGGTACGCCGTCCAGACCCGCCAGTACGACTCGCCCGATCGGTACATCAACCCGCTCTACGTGAGCCCGGGCCACCGCGTCGGCCCCGAAGTCGCCGCGGACGTCGCCCTCGCGCTCGCGACGTCGTACAAGCTCCCCGAACCGGTGCGACTCGCCGACAGCTACGCCGACGAAGCGAAGCGGGACCGCGTCGAGTGA
- a CDS encoding DUF7139 domain-containing protein, whose product MTSLTEVYDGTAREAASLRRLYAGTALVCLGAVLSMVAVLVPTTDPFTGYVVELTAWEMGDHYAAVRVAGVLAGIGVPAALMGVFVVFPAGRRVRAAAAISASLCLLGVALFWHAYPYHWRGYGEDLTLHVSAIYLLGLFMAVCCLFIGVVNFKTRNAPGGMLEMNVTRKNKTVVEYDETNEAGGLGGIGFLGGTPDGDVETQTNAADGGGGWTSPSAERSPSGSGSNPARGVGAATSDGGSATADIRSPLDASAEGADAKAVGSASTSAGPTDRYCGNCSHFEYVRSDSGMTPYCARHEAAMDDMDACEEWTPNRR is encoded by the coding sequence ATGACTAGCCTGACGGAGGTATACGACGGGACCGCGCGGGAGGCGGCGAGCCTCCGACGGCTGTACGCGGGGACGGCGCTCGTCTGTCTCGGGGCGGTGCTCTCGATGGTGGCCGTCCTCGTGCCGACGACCGATCCGTTCACGGGGTACGTGGTCGAACTCACCGCCTGGGAGATGGGCGACCACTACGCCGCCGTCCGCGTCGCCGGCGTGCTCGCCGGGATCGGCGTCCCGGCCGCGCTCATGGGCGTCTTCGTCGTGTTCCCCGCCGGGCGACGGGTGCGAGCGGCGGCCGCGATCAGCGCGAGCCTCTGCCTGCTCGGGGTCGCCCTTTTCTGGCACGCCTATCCATACCACTGGCGGGGGTACGGCGAGGATCTGACGCTGCACGTCTCCGCGATCTACCTGCTCGGGCTGTTCATGGCCGTCTGCTGTCTGTTCATCGGCGTCGTCAACTTCAAGACCCGAAACGCCCCCGGCGGGATGCTCGAGATGAACGTCACCCGCAAGAACAAGACGGTCGTCGAGTACGACGAGACCAATGAGGCGGGCGGCCTCGGCGGGATCGGGTTCCTCGGCGGCACGCCGGACGGCGACGTCGAAACGCAGACGAACGCGGCGGACGGCGGCGGGGGGTGGACGTCGCCGAGCGCCGAACGGTCTCCGTCCGGGAGCGGATCCAACCCGGCGCGGGGCGTCGGCGCGGCGACCAGCGACGGCGGGTCGGCGACCGCCGACATCCGATCGCCGCTCGACGCGTCGGCCGAGGGTGCTGACGCGAAGGCCGTCGGTTCCGCCTCGACGTCGGCCGGACCGACCGATCGCTACTGCGGCAACTGCAGCCACTTCGAGTACGTCCGATCAGATTCGGGGATGACGCCGTACTGTGCCCGTCACGAGGCGGCGATGGACGACATGGACGCCTGCGAGGAGTGGACGCCGAACCGTCGGTGA
- a CDS encoding pyridoxal phosphate-dependent aminotransferase yields MEYETPLFFHVMQYAARADRDVVDMVSGNPDWEPPEALRDGLREYADFDPDRFQYPPSEGLLELREEIAARRGVDVEQVVVTNGAGEANYLAMARALERDRGREILLMDPVYSYYPGKTTMLGGTQSYVAADESGQLDPADVRAAASEETAAIVVNSPNNPTGAVYPEETVEELVAIAEAYDAILVGDEVYDHYDLSGEFASALEFDSDHRIVTNAFSKSLAITGFRVGYAVFPPHLVANAKSRHMLVNVAGSRPSQYAVLRALRETDPDYYERNRELLADRVATFTDALDAAGAEYTTPQGAFYVMARFDGYPGTLENVEKLIDEAGVAGMPGEAFGDSRRDWLRFALVTPRVEEAADRLADYFS; encoded by the coding sequence ATGGAGTACGAGACGCCGCTGTTCTTTCACGTGATGCAGTACGCGGCCCGGGCCGATCGCGACGTCGTCGACATGGTGAGCGGCAACCCTGACTGGGAACCGCCCGAGGCGCTGCGGGACGGGCTTCGAGAGTACGCCGATTTCGATCCCGATCGGTTCCAGTACCCGCCGAGCGAGGGTCTGCTCGAACTGCGCGAGGAGATCGCCGCCAGGCGCGGGGTCGACGTCGAGCAGGTCGTCGTCACCAACGGCGCGGGCGAGGCGAATTACCTCGCGATGGCGCGAGCGCTCGAGCGCGATCGGGGCCGCGAGATCCTGCTGATGGATCCGGTCTACTCCTACTACCCGGGCAAGACGACGATGCTCGGCGGCACGCAGTCGTACGTCGCCGCCGACGAGAGCGGCCAGCTCGACCCCGCGGACGTGCGGGCGGCCGCGAGCGAGGAGACGGCCGCGATCGTGGTTAACTCGCCGAACAACCCGACGGGCGCGGTTTACCCCGAGGAGACGGTCGAAGAACTCGTCGCGATCGCCGAGGCGTACGACGCGATCCTGGTCGGCGACGAGGTGTACGACCACTACGATCTCTCGGGGGAGTTCGCGAGCGCGCTGGAGTTCGACTCGGACCACCGGATCGTCACCAACGCGTTCTCGAAGTCGCTGGCGATCACCGGCTTCCGGGTCGGTTACGCCGTCTTCCCGCCGCACCTCGTCGCGAACGCAAAGAGCCGCCACATGCTCGTCAACGTCGCGGGCAGCCGTCCCTCACAGTACGCCGTCCTGCGGGCCTTGCGCGAGACCGACCCCGACTACTACGAGCGCAACCGGGAGCTGCTGGCCGATCGGGTCGCGACCTTCACCGACGCGCTCGACGCGGCGGGCGCCGAGTACACCACGCCCCAGGGCGCGTTCTACGTGATGGCGCGCTTCGACGGCTACCCGGGCACCCTGGAGAACGTCGAGAAGCTGATCGACGAGGCCGGCGTGGCCGGGATGCCCGGCGAGGCGTTCGGCGACTCGCGACGCGACTGGCTCCGGTTCGCGCTCGTCACGCCGCGCGTCGAGGAAGCGGCCGATCGGCTGGCCGACTACTTTTCGTAA
- a CDS encoding DUF5789 family protein → MSDEDDDAPAVSLGEQTPVEGAPLARVTSRLTWPKEKSEIDRLEGDSVIRTPDGPRELSTVLGAIDETYFQRHQEFERHVRDVVGTGPIPTADE, encoded by the coding sequence ATGAGCGATGAGGACGACGACGCGCCGGCCGTCTCACTCGGAGAGCAGACCCCGGTCGAGGGTGCGCCGCTGGCCCGCGTCACCTCGCGACTGACGTGGCCGAAGGAGAAGAGCGAGATCGATCGGCTCGAGGGAGACAGCGTGATCCGAACGCCCGACGGGCCGCGAGAGCTGTCGACGGTCCTCGGCGCGATCGACGAAACGTACTTCCAGCGCCACCAGGAGTTCGAACGCCACGTCCGCGACGTCGTCGGCACCGGGCCGATTCCGACCGCGGACGAGTAA
- a CDS encoding right-handed parallel beta-helix repeat-containing protein, whose product MWTTESGEDGLLHRRSYLKIAGAAALGTALTGTAAASDHETVTVPEDERKVVEVGDSELLENVTYDVTAAGAGVTIVANGTDWTIRNIAVDGAVDMGDHTIIGAADTGGGTSRIENVWLGDGCLREKGGATGIWVDPDHEGRLEIERVNVQEMSDNGLYCSAPGTDWGSGGTVAVRDCYAANNRISQYRLAEGTVENCVASVTDDREHRHGRGVWAWSPGPVEVRDCHFDMNGNHYSFVAGANDEGSRIDVFDTEWDDEFHGGWRTIADGTVNFEGGNGNDPRNFVPDGCPTSAAEAVCAEEEPKDSEGDEPESESPSVDDYRNDETGAVETDGFREALGDWERGDIGTSLLIDVFSAWFGG is encoded by the coding sequence ATGTGGACTACGGAGAGCGGCGAAGACGGACTGCTTCATCGGAGATCGTACCTCAAAATAGCCGGCGCTGCAGCGCTGGGAACGGCCCTCACTGGAACGGCGGCGGCTTCCGATCACGAGACCGTCACCGTCCCCGAGGACGAACGAAAGGTCGTCGAGGTCGGCGATTCCGAACTCCTCGAGAACGTCACGTACGACGTGACGGCCGCCGGAGCGGGCGTGACGATCGTCGCGAACGGAACCGACTGGACGATCCGAAATATCGCGGTCGACGGCGCAGTCGACATGGGCGATCACACGATCATCGGCGCAGCCGATACCGGCGGCGGGACGTCGCGCATCGAGAACGTGTGGCTCGGCGACGGGTGCCTACGCGAGAAAGGCGGCGCGACCGGGATCTGGGTCGACCCGGACCACGAGGGGCGCCTCGAGATCGAACGCGTCAACGTTCAGGAGATGAGCGACAACGGACTCTACTGTTCGGCACCTGGCACCGACTGGGGAAGCGGCGGAACGGTCGCCGTGCGGGACTGTTACGCGGCGAACAACCGGATCTCGCAGTACCGACTCGCCGAGGGGACCGTCGAAAACTGCGTCGCGTCCGTTACCGACGATCGAGAGCACCGCCACGGACGGGGCGTCTGGGCGTGGTCGCCGGGCCCCGTGGAAGTGCGAGACTGCCACTTCGACATGAACGGAAACCACTACTCGTTCGTCGCCGGTGCGAACGACGAGGGAAGTCGAATCGACGTCTTCGATACCGAGTGGGACGACGAGTTCCACGGCGGGTGGCGAACTATCGCCGACGGGACGGTGAACTTCGAGGGCGGCAACGGTAACGATCCGCGGAACTTCGTTCCCGACGGATGTCCGACGTCGGCCGCAGAAGCGGTCTGCGCCGAGGAGGAACCGAAGGATTCCGAAGGCGACGAACCCGAAAGCGAGAGCCCGTCGGTCGACGACTACCGCAACGACGAAACCGGCGCCGTCGAAACCGATGGATTCCGAGAGGCGCTCGGCGACTGGGAACGCGGAGATATCGGAACGAGCCTCCTGATCGACGTCTTTAGCGCGTGGTTCGGCGGTTAA